Proteins from a single region of Gordonia hongkongensis:
- a CDS encoding FecCD family ABC transporter permease, whose product MTDPARTTTDPATEPTTPSAVVAPPAGTSHRVRDLTVVAVMLVALVVLAIVSAGTGKVSVPPLEVLGSLAHHFHLDLGPLPSHPNGEGALWNVRFPRIVLGLFVGAALGAAGCLLQGVLANPLAEPGIIGVSSGAAVGACLIIVLAGGTAGAGGAAGNWALAGAAFVFGLITAAAVYVLSLRDGSSSAIMLVLTGIAVNAFAAGIIAFLTFVATTAAREQIIFWQLGSLAGRTWSEIWVVAPLVVVGVAACLFLVSKLDLLALGDIQAASLGVNVEAVRRQAIVLTAVLTAAAVAFAGIIAFVGLIVPHVMRLIVGPRHAILLPTSVIGGALVITGADLAARTMLGDADLPLGMFTSLIGGPVFFILLRRSRHAGAGW is encoded by the coding sequence ATGACCGACCCAGCGCGGACCACGACGGACCCGGCGACCGAGCCGACGACCCCGTCGGCCGTCGTCGCTCCCCCGGCCGGCACGTCGCATCGGGTCCGTGACCTCACGGTGGTGGCGGTGATGCTGGTCGCCTTGGTCGTCCTCGCCATCGTGTCCGCGGGCACCGGAAAGGTGTCGGTGCCGCCGCTCGAGGTGCTCGGCAGCCTCGCCCACCATTTCCACCTCGATCTCGGTCCGCTCCCCTCCCATCCGAACGGCGAAGGCGCGCTGTGGAATGTGCGCTTCCCGCGCATCGTGCTCGGACTGTTCGTCGGTGCCGCACTCGGCGCCGCAGGCTGTCTGCTGCAGGGAGTGCTGGCGAACCCGCTGGCCGAACCGGGGATCATCGGCGTCTCCTCCGGCGCCGCGGTCGGCGCCTGCCTGATCATCGTGCTCGCCGGCGGGACCGCCGGAGCCGGTGGCGCCGCGGGCAACTGGGCTCTCGCCGGGGCCGCCTTCGTGTTCGGCCTCATCACCGCGGCGGCGGTGTACGTGTTGTCTCTCCGCGACGGCTCGTCGTCGGCGATCATGCTGGTGCTCACCGGTATCGCGGTCAACGCGTTCGCGGCCGGGATCATCGCCTTCCTCACCTTCGTGGCCACCACCGCCGCTCGCGAGCAGATCATCTTCTGGCAGCTCGGCTCACTCGCCGGACGCACCTGGAGCGAGATCTGGGTCGTCGCACCGCTCGTCGTCGTGGGTGTCGCGGCCTGCCTGTTCCTGGTCTCCAAGCTCGATCTGCTCGCGCTGGGCGACATCCAGGCCGCCTCCCTCGGCGTGAACGTGGAAGCCGTCCGCCGGCAGGCGATCGTCCTCACCGCGGTGCTGACCGCCGCGGCGGTCGCCTTCGCCGGGATCATCGCCTTCGTCGGCCTCATCGTGCCGCACGTGATGCGCCTCATCGTCGGACCGCGCCACGCGATCCTGTTACCCACCAGCGTGATCGGCGGAGCACTGGTCATCACGGGCGCCGACCTCGCCGCCCGGACGATGCTCGGTGACGCCGACCTCCCGCTGGGCATGTTCACGTCCCTGATCGGTGGCCCGGTCTTCTTCATCCTGTTGCGTCGCAGCCGTCACGCGGGTGCCGGATGGTGA
- a CDS encoding heme/hemin ABC transporter substrate-binding protein, with product MRTRGLRAALVMVLTVLSLSACFVTPIEQERHSPGAHLRDGPQTATLAESDVTPVVENPTPRLPATVDSLRYGDVTVADADRIIAVDINGTLGNIVYALGLGSHVVGRDTSTAFPSARSLPVVTNRGHSLNAESVLALDPSVLLVSESTVPTAAVDQIRDSGVAVVVFPAARNLESNDTLIRSVAAALGVADAGEKLVARTAAQIEDARELVPDPSGDPTIAFLYIRGRNLLLLAGPGSGADDLIEALGGRDAGAAADLTGAFTAISAEAMITADPDVILVMTQGAATVGGPEGVLTLPGVADTEAGRNGRVVQMDESQILAFGPEVGLVLGALARSIYA from the coding sequence GTGCGGACGAGGGGGTTACGGGCGGCGCTGGTGATGGTGCTGACCGTGCTGAGCCTGTCGGCGTGCTTCGTCACCCCGATCGAGCAGGAGCGGCACTCGCCGGGCGCGCATCTGCGCGACGGTCCGCAGACTGCGACGCTCGCGGAGTCCGACGTCACCCCCGTCGTCGAGAACCCCACCCCGCGACTCCCCGCCACCGTCGACTCGCTCCGGTACGGGGACGTGACCGTCGCCGATGCCGACCGGATCATCGCCGTGGACATCAACGGAACCCTCGGCAACATCGTGTACGCCCTCGGACTCGGGTCCCACGTGGTGGGGCGCGACACGTCCACCGCCTTCCCGTCGGCGAGGTCGCTGCCGGTGGTGACCAACCGCGGACACAGCCTCAACGCCGAATCCGTTCTCGCCCTTGACCCGAGCGTCCTGCTCGTCAGCGAGTCCACTGTGCCCACCGCCGCCGTCGACCAGATCCGCGACTCCGGCGTCGCGGTCGTCGTGTTCCCGGCCGCCCGCAATCTGGAGTCGAACGACACCCTGATCCGCTCGGTCGCAGCCGCACTCGGCGTCGCCGACGCTGGAGAGAAGCTCGTCGCCCGGACCGCTGCGCAGATCGAGGACGCACGCGAGCTGGTCCCGGACCCGTCCGGGGATCCCACCATCGCTTTCCTCTACATCCGCGGACGCAACCTGCTGCTGCTGGCCGGGCCCGGATCGGGTGCCGACGACCTCATCGAGGCGCTCGGCGGCAGGGATGCCGGCGCGGCAGCCGATCTCACCGGCGCGTTCACCGCGATCAGCGCCGAGGCCATGATCACCGCCGACCCGGACGTGATCCTCGTGATGACCCAGGGCGCGGCCACCGTCGGCGGACCCGAGGGAGTGCTGACCCTGCCGGGTGTGGCCGACACCGAGGCCGGCCGCAACGGACGGGTCGTGCAGATGGACGAGAGTCAGATCCTGGCGTTCGGTCCCGAGGTCGGACTGGTGCTGGGTGCGCTGGCGAGGTCGATCTACGCATGA